One window of the Cyanobacteria bacterium FACHB-DQ100 genome contains the following:
- the cas10 gene encoding type III-B CRISPR-associated protein Cas10/Cmr2: MVNQDLTESLTDLSIGIAWCLAWGDQREPQFDITVLREMRQALKDKRHNDIPRDVKSLIQQVKDFQLIPKNYFPSTLKQLKDDYSELWNQKTQIGLVYGGATKIKQYVFEASKLPDIRGASALLDRINLVDLPAFFGKEKSINVERWLDKPENFPGLRQALIPELVIYSTGGNILAFCPAAYVNALANAIEKRYTHETLTANSCAVGETFRLLEVKFGLLNAQIEQTFWLDQYLVNQDNPIVQAYFDQAEVIEPQEKFWNRKNFTELVTQLTARYNQRRSGNNFLNRPSRCYPPMFETHPYLRRDESDLRLAVAKAQLAGEPHLSDALARKKIMGQRAKSEESARRKWYSTLEFGWQDGQAKKLWRTGPFQSWGFRFERFLRETGKAHGYYRNLTEQQVTGARTLREIGNVSRTKGFVAYIYADGNNMGGYIQKSVHAPEDHQKFSKDVFEAVGQSVFQALSQQNPRQLQGLNDADNIHRNNNWIHPFEIVTIGGDDVLLIVPADQALSIAKTIGENFEAHLSAIQSEEGSFIYRSDKTYNPENAHRYHSPEESSNPTGENQCKLSMSIGVLITAENTPIYYAENLVSQLLKSAKKRAKDLRNEERYLGGTIDFLILKSVTMLSDKIETFRQEGLTKEIKIQERTQILKQYAGPYTLHEIGGLVDTVKALKKADFPRSQLYQIRILLDRGKQTAILNYRYFRTRLKTESNQRILEQEFEKPWCSAKTNGGNIAPWMSYQTDQGTTGYETIWRDLVDLYAFVDELDRGDRPVATSSNTAEVKP, from the coding sequence GTGAAATCTCTTATTCAACAAGTTAAAGATTTTCAACTTATTCCTAAAAACTATTTCCCTTCTACGCTTAAGCAGTTAAAAGATGACTATTCGGAATTGTGGAACCAAAAAACTCAGATTGGGCTAGTCTATGGTGGAGCAACTAAGATTAAGCAATATGTGTTTGAAGCCTCGAAACTTCCGGATATTCGGGGAGCTTCAGCATTGCTCGATCGAATTAACTTAGTTGATCTTCCAGCCTTTTTTGGTAAGGAGAAATCTATTAATGTTGAGCGATGGCTAGACAAGCCAGAAAATTTTCCTGGCTTACGGCAAGCGTTGATTCCAGAGCTAGTTATTTACTCTACTGGGGGGAATATTCTGGCATTCTGTCCAGCAGCTTATGTGAATGCTTTGGCTAACGCAATTGAAAAACGCTACACCCACGAAACTCTAACAGCAAATTCTTGTGCAGTAGGCGAAACTTTTCGTTTATTGGAAGTGAAGTTTGGCTTATTAAATGCGCAAATTGAACAAACTTTCTGGCTTGATCAGTACCTCGTAAACCAAGACAATCCAATTGTTCAAGCTTACTTTGATCAAGCAGAGGTTATAGAGCCTCAAGAAAAGTTTTGGAACCGTAAGAATTTTACTGAATTAGTTACTCAGTTAACAGCGCGATACAATCAACGTCGCAGCGGTAATAATTTTCTAAATCGCCCCAGCCGTTGTTATCCGCCGATGTTCGAAACGCATCCGTATTTACGGCGAGATGAAAGCGATCTCAGATTAGCAGTTGCAAAGGCCCAGTTAGCCGGTGAACCCCATCTTTCTGATGCCCTTGCTCGTAAAAAGATTATGGGACAGCGGGCAAAGTCTGAAGAATCAGCACGAAGAAAATGGTATAGCACTTTAGAATTTGGCTGGCAAGATGGACAGGCAAAAAAACTATGGCGAACCGGACCTTTCCAGAGTTGGGGATTCAGGTTTGAGAGATTTCTCAGGGAAACAGGAAAAGCACATGGCTACTATCGGAACCTTACAGAGCAGCAAGTAACAGGAGCAAGAACCTTACGGGAAATCGGCAATGTCAGCCGCACTAAAGGATTTGTTGCTTATATCTATGCTGATGGCAATAACATGGGGGGATATATTCAGAAATCTGTTCATGCACCTGAAGACCACCAAAAATTTAGTAAAGATGTTTTTGAAGCAGTTGGGCAATCAGTCTTCCAGGCTCTTTCACAGCAAAATCCACGCCAATTACAAGGCTTAAATGACGCGGACAATATCCATCGCAATAATAACTGGATACACCCTTTTGAAATTGTCACTATTGGTGGTGACGATGTTCTACTAATTGTTCCAGCAGACCAAGCATTAAGTATTGCCAAAACGATTGGTGAGAATTTTGAAGCACATCTCTCTGCTATTCAGTCAGAAGAGGGCAGCTTTATTTATCGTTCTGATAAAACATATAATCCCGAGAATGCCCATCGCTATCACTCTCCTGAGGAGTCAAGTAATCCAACAGGAGAAAACCAGTGCAAGCTGAGTATGTCTATTGGAGTACTCATAACAGCAGAAAATACCCCAATTTATTATGCAGAGAATCTAGTCTCGCAATTGCTTAAATCTGCTAAAAAACGAGCAAAAGATTTGAGAAACGAGGAAAGATATTTAGGGGGTACAATTGACTTCCTTATCCTCAAATCCGTAACTATGTTAAGCGATAAAATTGAGACTTTCCGTCAAGAGGGTTTAACCAAAGAAATTAAAATCCAAGAACGCACCCAAATATTAAAACAGTATGCAGGTCCCTATACGTTGCATGAAATTGGAGGTTTAGTCGATACAGTTAAAGCCCTGAAAAAGGCAGATTTTCCCCGATCACAACTCTATCAAATTCGCATTTTGCTTGATCGAGGTAAACAAACTGCTATCCTCAACTATCGATATTTTCGTACTCGTCTCAAAACTGAAAGCAATCAACGGATTCTTGAGCAAGAGTTTGAGAAACCCTGGTGCTCTGCTAAAACCAACGGTGGTAATATTGCACCCTGGATGTCGTACCAAACGGATCAAGGGACGACAGGCTACGAAACCATCTGGCGGGATTTGGTTGATCTCTATGCTTTTGTCGACGAGCTTGACAGAGGTGATCGTCCTGTTGCTACATCCAGTAACACAGCAGAGGTAAAGCCATGA
- a CDS encoding CRISPR-associated protein Csm3, with protein MIQLQSLTNTTEIFPITAIVDSALCVGAGGSSGSLADKPIVRNAENNLVIPASQIKGRLRHECEKIARGLGWQICQTPNAGMMRLRQEEVAENPYVSQFQRDEYRVPGYPDTYHCLISQIFGDPTLPSRIILNDLVYEENPENLPEVLRPGVSINRRRRTAEEQKLYFLETSPANAQLRFTGKLHLLPSLTPTRPDYAKALIWVGLQHIHALGGGKSAGLGWLHWELPPLGAVSIDVWEFLARGGAI; from the coding sequence ATGATTCAGTTGCAATCCCTCACTAATACTACTGAAATCTTTCCAATTACAGCCATTGTAGATTCAGCTCTTTGCGTGGGGGCAGGTGGGTCCTCTGGCTCGTTGGCAGATAAACCTATCGTTCGTAACGCTGAAAATAACTTAGTGATTCCTGCTTCCCAGATAAAAGGGCGGTTGCGGCATGAATGCGAAAAGATTGCTCGTGGGTTAGGATGGCAAATCTGTCAGACCCCAAACGCAGGGATGATGCGATTGCGTCAGGAAGAAGTAGCTGAGAATCCTTATGTTTCTCAATTCCAGAGAGATGAATATAGGGTTCCTGGTTACCCTGATACTTATCACTGTTTAATAAGTCAAATATTTGGTGATCCCACTTTGCCATCACGGATCATCCTGAACGATCTCGTTTATGAGGAAAATCCAGAGAATTTGCCTGAGGTGTTGCGTCCTGGCGTCAGCATTAATCGCCGACGTCGCACTGCTGAAGAGCAAAAGCTTTATTTTCTGGAAACCTCCCCTGCCAATGCTCAACTGCGCTTCACAGGTAAGCTGCACCTTCTACCTAGCCTTACACCTACTCGCCCTGACTATGCCAAAGCATTAATTTGGGTAGGTTTGCAACATATTCATGCTTTAGGAGGCGGCAAATCGGCTGGACTGGGTTGGCTACATTGGGAGTTGCCACCATTAGGAGCAGTCAGCATAGACGTTTGGGAATTTTTGGCGCGGGGAGGGGCAATATGA
- the csx10 gene encoding CRISPR-associated RAMP protein Csx10, translating into MNRIELRIKAVSPLAIGRRKPGGSISEVEDYIPGTVIRGAIAGQILRESGRGSEDLATQGGDFESLFLSDQPAIFQNAYPAILAIKNQPRTIDIFCLPATALSSKTNPGFTTKKGADGAFDTLIDRFCAESYGYPHDPCTLKGERVDNFSGFYCRVKDRYFTPSTSKRLLTRVGINRRRATAEDDILYSIEVLNESKLIKDEPVVYKSAILLPDEQLAGHLQQYIRDRATSFRLGGSISRGLGAVEIITEPPAKIKFDVQARIHQFNKTLNERWEGWRRVFRTPLTDVVTNRTFFTLSFQADAILAENWQRTMVISETMLKQFAGVQDESLQLHASYSSYDYRGGWNAAWGLMKDIELVTNKGSVYLFSTTNPNAWWQALSNLELKGVGERTSEGFGQVRVCDEFHLIFREAAK; encoded by the coding sequence ATGAATCGAATTGAATTACGCATCAAAGCTGTATCTCCTCTGGCGATCGGTCGTCGGAAACCAGGTGGCTCCATCAGTGAAGTAGAAGATTATATTCCGGGAACAGTAATTCGGGGAGCGATCGCAGGACAAATCTTACGGGAGTCAGGACGAGGTTCTGAGGATCTAGCTACTCAAGGCGGTGATTTCGAGTCTTTATTTCTGAGTGATCAGCCGGCTATTTTCCAGAATGCTTATCCTGCTATTCTTGCCATCAAGAATCAGCCTAGAACTATTGATATCTTTTGCCTTCCAGCAACAGCCTTAAGTAGTAAGACTAATCCGGGATTCACCACAAAGAAAGGTGCTGATGGTGCATTTGACACCTTAATTGACCGTTTCTGTGCTGAATCCTACGGCTATCCCCACGATCCTTGCACCCTTAAAGGAGAGCGAGTTGATAATTTCTCTGGCTTTTACTGTCGGGTCAAGGATCGCTACTTCACTCCTTCTACTAGCAAAAGGCTGTTAACACGAGTAGGAATCAACCGTCGTCGGGCTACGGCTGAAGATGACATCCTCTACAGTATTGAAGTGCTCAATGAGTCAAAGCTTATCAAAGATGAACCTGTTGTTTACAAATCGGCAATCCTGTTACCGGATGAGCAACTGGCTGGTCATTTGCAACAATATATCCGCGATCGTGCTACTAGTTTTCGACTTGGTGGTTCTATCTCACGGGGTTTAGGAGCGGTCGAGATCATAACTGAACCACCAGCCAAGATAAAGTTTGATGTTCAAGCTCGTATTCATCAATTTAACAAGACGTTGAATGAACGTTGGGAAGGCTGGCGGCGCGTATTTAGAACACCCTTGACAGATGTTGTTACAAATCGCACCTTTTTCACTCTTAGTTTTCAAGCTGATGCTATTTTGGCTGAAAACTGGCAACGCACAATGGTTATTTCAGAAACCATGCTGAAACAGTTTGCTGGTGTTCAAGATGAATCATTACAGCTCCATGCATCTTATAGCAGCTATGACTATCGCGGAGGCTGGAATGCAGCTTGGGGTCTAATGAAGGATATCGAGCTAGTTACTAATAAGGGTTCTGTTTATCTGTTTAGTACTACTAACCCGAACGCTTGGTGGCAAGCTCTATCAAATTTGGAGCTCAAGGGTGTGGGCGAGCGTACTAGTGAA